TGTCTTGATCGTTTTGGCTATGCCACTCACAATGTTGCTTCTCCCTAAAAAATGACAGCAATGTAGATACGTAACAAATTTGGAAACTGGAGCTAAATACTATCAGCTGCAGCCTAATTTAAATGAAATCACAACTATAcatcctaaaatacaaaaactcCTTAATTGTTTGTTTTCATATATTACAAGCATGTGACATATCATAAGCTGCAgcctaatataagaaattacaACTATAGATCCTAAAATACGAAAACTCCTTAATTATATGTTTTCATATATAACAAGCATGTGACATACTGTGCGCTGTGTATATAACCATCAGAAGAACCAAGCTTCCAAACAGTTTGGAAACTAGAAGGATAAGTAGTAAAATACTTAACAGCGGCTGCAAAACACTTTCTAACCTTGATTGACAAGATGTAAAATGATAACAACTGCACCGACATGAAAACCATTTAGTTTAATGTCTAAAAGAATGCCAAGTAGAATACCTACTGCTAGCACTGGGCGTTTTCTCATCCTGAGGGCTTGCTTACGTAGAAGAAGCCTCTCCTTGTTGGAAAGATTTATCCGACTCATTGGCATCTCATCTGATGTTTCTGGTTTGCTATCGCCCATTTCAACAGATGCCTTGGATAATTCCACCGTCTGGGTATCACAGACATGATGCTCAGAATCAATTTGGTCAGATACTTTGTGCTTTGACTGTGATCCATGGCCTACATTAGATCAGCAGTAAACAGATGAGATTATAGTAGACAAACATTGCAAGAGTTTACCACTAACTTTTCGCCAGGCCCCGAGTCACCTTCATCGTGTCTTTGTATAGAAACATTCCACAGAGAATCTCCATTTGCTGATTTATCCAACACCTCAGGTTTGATTTTCCCAGAATCTCCATAGCCATTGTTTACTGAGAATCCTGTCAGCTCATCCTCCTGTCTAGGTGGTATTTCAAGCAATGAAGCATCCACCCCATTGCTAGTGCTCAAGGAAGTTGAATCATCTCCTTGATTATCTCTAgcctaaaataaaatttccacGTGGCTTCTCTATAAGTATTCCCTCACCAACGAGATCTAATAAAGTCAACAGTATAATGACACAAAGGTTGACTGCAATTTTCTCAATTGGAAAGGAGGCTGCTACAGGCTTTCATTGTGCAAAACACATCCCAAAATCCATCTTAACGCATTATTTCCCACGAGTTCACCAGATTTTCATCGCATGATTGCTTATATCTGACTTGAAGCTTCATATTAATATGACACATTCAGACAGTAAATAGACTATCAAACTGATAGGGCAAAGAAGTTAAAAACATGCTGCTTTTCTATTTCCTGATGCAGATCACTATTAGTTTTCTGAAAAATCAGAGGCAGATCCAAAAACACGATAATTATGGTGAATAACAGCCTAACATAACTTTAACCgatccccccaaaaaaaaaaaaaagtctaacaTAACTTTAAGTCTTTAAATTTCGAAACAGAGGTCCGCCTTAGTTGGCCttttaagttttgttttgaagacGGGAAGGGGAAGAAATGAGAAGTGAGGGAAAAAGTCGGGAccaaattttacaatttatgtgagagaaatttcaaattctccTCAACATTTTCTACCTCTCAACCTTTACTCTCCcccaagaaagaaaatctttcaaacaaagcataagcgtCCTTACATTCCTAATGGTTTCTTCAGTTATCAGGAATCCATGTGTTGCAGGCATTAGATGGATGGAGTTCCAAGATTTAATTCTAAGTCCCATGACCCCAGACCAGTAATATCAGCAATACTAGAACAGCAGTATCTAATCAAAGGGTTTACTTTCATTCGTTGCACGTTTCAACTCTAATCTCAGAAGCTAACATAGTACCACTGCATGACATAAAAAAGCAGCAGCCACTTCCAAGCATTTTATGGGTGCAAAAAGTACCTCAACATGCTCCTCATGAGAAACAGAAACTCCAGGAAGAGAGTTGCATGCTAAGTCAAGTGCACCACCCGAGCTCAAAGAATCTAGTGATTTCATAGGAGCCACTTCCCCTGTGACCTGAATCCAACATAAATGAATGTGGTATGAAAAACTACGTACTATTAACATGACAAGGAAAGAGAAACTGATGTGCTTACCAGTGGAGAAATCAAGCCGTCCAATGAATGTACGTCACTCCTTTCCTTGTCTCTATCCTGGCAAACAAAACATCTCATCTTGTAACTCAATATTGTTAACCTGATTGAGAGAAGGGAGACAGTATCACCCACCAACTGACGTTTCAGCTGATCTATATTTTCAGAAAGCTTCAACACATGAAGTTTCAAAGACTGCATAACAAGAACAGTAAATAAGTaagattttatatataatttcaaaagatatgaaaaaggaaaaacaaaccAAGGAGATATAGAGGCTCCAGAAAATATTATGCAACTTCAGGCCTTTACATGATTGCAAAGAGAGAGATGTTAGCTTTACCTCACGACGTTGAGCCTCTAAGGAACGTTTCATTGCTGCTTTTTTATTAAGAAGTGTGTCTGGCCTTATACAAGCTGGTCGTTCATAATTTTTTCCACGATATACAATGATTGCATATCCTTTACTCACTCTCTCTACTGCAACCAATATCCCACCACTTTCTGCCTCTAAGGTCTGGGCTATTTGATGAACAGATTCAATACTTTTCTCTTTACAGATTATTTTAACAAGCTCCCTATATTTCCAGTGAAGATGCATGTTTTCAACTGTCCCGGCATATACACCCCGTCTACCTGGACAGAGAAAAAGTCACAGCATTTGAAATCCATTCCATCGAAAGTGTAGgctaaagaaaagataaaaaattttaaattctcaTGAGAGAGCAAAACCACGTACTAGAACGACAAGACAAGACAAGGCAAGTTGTAGAACGCACCCATAAGTACGAAAGGCTTCATTCTCAAGCCAACCTTCCTTAGCATGTACCTTTCTTCTTGTGTTATGCCCTCTTTATCCACATCAGGTTGTTCTGGGTTCTCAGCATTCCCAAGCTCAGCAAGAAGTTTCTCTGCCTTGGCTTTCTTCTCTAAAGCCTATCGTTGAAAATGATAAGCCTCTAGGAAGACAGATACTACTGAAGTTAATGCAGATTCATGCAcagaagttaaaaaagaaataccAGGGACAGCTTGATGCCAGTCGTCCTAATAACCCCCTCAACTGAAACGGGCTTCTTTTCTTCAGAGGGAGGAATCCTTGTTTGCTTATCAGTGTCAGCATCGTCATCTCCAGATGCAGACAAGGTCAATCCATGTCGAGATTCAACTGCTTTCTCCATTACTATGCCACCTTTCCTTCGCTCTTCTATTGCAGTTGAAACCGCAGGAGGCAAGTAATCCTTCCCTCTGTACAAGACAATAAATTCCCTATCCCGGGAAAGTAGCGTCCCTCCAGTTAGCCGCTGGAATAAGAGATCTTGAGTTAATCAAAAGCCTGTTCTGGTCATAAAATAGATAcaacaaacaaaatattttctagggGAAATACCCAGAGCCACTAACATGAAGCATTATTAAGAGATTGACTACTTTTTGGACTTTACGTGTGAAAGAATACTTTCTATCAAATGAGTAACAACAGCTTAGAGATAATCTTAATGAAATCGACTACTTGGGGAAAAGAAGCGtataaaattttctctaataAGTATCTTTACATTCCTTCATCATGATAAAAGAGATCTCTGCACCCTAATTCTTtcatttggaaggaaaaaaaaattgcagatcTGTAACATATGTTTAATAGGGTCTGACCCTCAATTCTTCTGCCATCATCTCACTGTTTGTGTTTTGTACTCCTCTCTTCACAGCAATCTTTGCAATCTCACATTTCTCCCACAACTTAATGATGGAAGCAGCTAATCCTTGGAGATTCTTATTTCTACCTGTCCAATGCAGAACAAGCAAGTGAATACTGGACAGTCACATCAGCCAGTGGATCAAAATTAAAGCTTACCCAATGCAAACTGGCATGGCAATGGTCTACTGAGTCTCCTCAATATGGTCATTTCATCATTTGTCAGTTTAGGTTTGACTCCATAAGGAAGAAGGCGGAAGGGCCTTCTGTAGCCAGGAACAACAGCAGGCAGAAGATCCGCATCCACAGGTAGAGGTTCATATCCCCACCAATCAGCAAACCGTGGACCCAGTCCATCTAACAATTGCTCAGCTTCTTCAGCGAGTTCTCGCTCACCTGGCAACTGGAATCGCACTTTATCAGGAGAACCCACGCCATATATCAAGGTTGGATGACCAGCTTCATCCGCGGGAGTCGGTCGAGTAGCTTCTACCCCATCATTGCCAGGTGGGCAGCTCTCTTGTTCATTGCATCCATCGTGATCTATTGGCGTGCCAGGGCCACTTGTCAGGCTATCATCAGCCAAGAAGTAAGGATACCTGTAATCAGCTCCTCTATACAATACCATGTTACCCCCAGATCGCCAAACTACCAGACCCCCAGTTTTCCTCTGAAGATGTCAAggttgtaaaaaaaataataataataataacattagACTGCTGAATCTGGAGGAAGAAATGCAGCATTAAAGTGGAACTTAATATCGTGATTGGATCAAAAATTCCATAGCATTCTGAAATAAGCATAATCCAACATCTGTTCTGTAAGCTTACGAAGGGCATGATGACGGCAACTTGATTGGATGGTTTGATTCGCTTGTCAAAGATGGCGCTCTATCCAATCGATAAACAAAAAGATTTCTACTCCGCAGATTGCGCCAAGTCTTATCCATTTCATTATGGGATTATATATGATCTATGACATAAACGAGAGCCTCCAAATCAAGAGACTTACTCTATTAACAGTAGATACCGATGTAGCTATGCTCATTACCTCCAAGAGGTCACATAATTAAGCAACAAGAACAATTCCAATCAACAATTCCAACAAAGAAGAACGCCCAAAACTAGCCATACCTCCAGAAGATCATGCGTCCTCTTCATGTTCAACCTGCACAAGTCCTCGCAGGTGATCTTAACGACCTCCGTCTTCCTCCACCTCTCGTGAATCCCATTCACAATCCCCTCCGTGATCCCCGCCTTCCCAATCCTCAACCTCTTGTTCAACTTCACCCCGATCCCCCTCAACCGCCTTAGCTCCTCCTCCGACAGCCTCAGCTCCGCCAGCGTCGGCGCCGCGGCCGccttctcctccctcctcccccgCTCCCTCTCCAAATCCCTCTCCTTCCTCGCCTTCCGCCTCAACTGGCCGTACCTCTCCACGAAGCCGCCGGAGCCAGGCTCGGGGACGGGGTTCTCGGGCGTGCTCCAGCTCGTGTCGATAGTGTGGCCGACGCGGTGCTTGGGCAGCCGCGTCGGCAGGGGGACGAAGATCTCGCCGGCGGAGCCAGGCGAGGGCTTCGGCGCCGGACCATCGCctccggcgccgccgccgccgtcgtcttCCTTGAAGCCGAGGCTGCGGAGCTTCTCGGCGATGCGCTGGATGGCGGACTgcgggacggcggcggcgtcgCCCCGGGGGGCGGCGGAGAATCGAGGGAGGAGGCCGGTGGAGGGTCGAGGGTGGTTTCGGAGGAACGGAGCGGCAGGGAACGGCGAGTGGGGAGGAGCGAGGGTTTGTGGCGGGAACGGCGATGGCGGGGGGTGGAGGTTGAGGTGGCACTGGGGAACCAGCATTGCTTTCATGGAGAGGGAGGGAGCGTGACGAGAAGCGAAGCAGATAATGCGGTGTTTGCATCAGACAGGAAAGGGGGGCTCCTTGCTCACGTGATTCTCGCGTGCTGCCCCCCCTGCCAAAATCTTCATCTTCTATTTtgcccatttctttttctttttttttttaggtcgaaCTATTTTGCCCATTGcggctggtttttttttttttctctaaagcaaatcttttattttgcccatccctaattttattttgtcgaactttctttttttttttaaattgcccATTTCggctcttttttaaaaaagaagagcaaaagcAAAGCTTGGATGTTAGGTGACGTGGACTCCTTTCTTGTCGACGCAAATCGAGCACAACAAGGGAATCCTTAAGCAGGCCCGCCGACTGGATAGGTTGGGTCGGACCGAAAATGttctaatataatttatttattttcatacgatacaaatttaattaatcatatcCGACTCAATCCATACCTAAACCAATCTTATCCacattgctaaaataatttcatatgtaATTAAATTTACGAAAACTTATACCTAAATCAAGATAAGAACATGAAATGAGTTAACGCAAGATTAAGTCGAGGCAAAAAAGAGCATGTAGAGAGAGAATTATACATATGGATTGCGCAAGATCAAGTATAAAGAGCCCGATTCATAATTCTAAAATGCTTTCATATTTctaaaatactttcatatttaCGAAAAAGATTGAATTATATAGGTGGATTGAGTTTAAGCAAGTAATGAATCCATTTAATATCCAAATTGCTTTGGACTTTCTATTGAGGTTCTTCTTTACACATTTATAAATCAACCACCAACCTTTTCATGGGTGGTCTTGGGCTTTTCCCGCTCTAAAATTTAGCTCCAATGGCCTCCCTTCACATTTATAAACCGACCATTAACTTTTTCCACACTCCAACACATATTGTCCCCGAAGCTGGTGTGGCCACTCAGGAATATCAAAGCTAGGATCATTATCTTCATCTCGAATGATCAAGATCAATCAGTTTCCTCGTGATCACTATTCGAACTTTGCTGAAACAGAAAcacttgtcttcttccttctaAACTCATGTCATATGATTCCACTTCGATGTGAACTCTTTGCTAGTTCCGATCACCATGACTACGTTCAAGGCTAGAGAACCCAAACACATTAACAAAATGCAGCTGGTTGATATTCGAATTAATGAAAGTCAACTGGAGAAGAAATCGGATGGGTATTGCTTGATCGCCGTGAGCATGGAGAGATGGCTGAACGGACAAAGTGCAAACAAAACACGTACGTCCAGATCCTTGGCTAGCTGATGTCATTGTCTGCTTCTCTTTAAATAGCTGGATCCTTGGCGATCCTGAGCATGACGACAAACAGACACGCGAGAAACCAAGTGCTGATGAAGACCTGTCTCTGCGGTGATTTTGCAAGCACATTAGGCAGAGAGAGAGCTAAGCTTCAACGGTCGAGTCTCGTTGTGCATCCTCCGACCTAGATGGATCATGCAGGAAAGGAGAAACAGGACACCGCGCCGTGACAAGAGTCTAGTGCTCATCCACAACAGTGGCTGGGGAATTGCCAATCTCCCAGAGTCTCTGCAAGAAGAGATTCTAATGAGGCTTCCCTTCAGGATCAAGTCCATCTCCAACTCAGGTGGCTGTTTCAGATGTCAATCCATCTTTGGCCCGTCTGTATACTTCTCACGCTACCGATCCCATTCTCTCTTGGACACTACCCCATTGCTGTTCACATGCTCAAGATGATGATATTCCTGATTACATGAGATTCGGCCATCTTTCATCAACGGATTTCATCCCCCCAAGTTTCACAGACTCGTCCCCGCCATCTAGTCTAAAGAGCAGTGTAGATTATAGGAGCCTAAGGGGTTGCTGTCATGTTCACGCGATCAGGGAAATTATCGCACTGGCTATCCCGTTTTATGGGATAGTTTCCTTTCCATCAAGAGAGCATGGAAAACACAGATCTTTATCTACGGCGTTTTGATCATTGAGCTTGACCATTCATTATCTCAAGGCTCTCTCACCCTCTTGACATTAAGTGTATCTCTGGGAGAGATGATCCAACAAAAGCACCACAGGGAAGAATcctttggaagaaaaaattgtaaGAAAGTCAACAGAATGTCAAAATACTGAACATGCTTTCAAGATCTCGGATCAAAATGATTCAACTTCAGTTTGAACATGTTTGCAAGTTTGGAGCTTCATGAATACATCCAAGATTAAAGGACCCAACAATGTTGATGCAACTTGTTGAGATATTCAATCTAATAAAAGCCAGCCGAAGGAGGCATCCGAGACAGTGTTCGTTCACTTTTTTCGGTGTAGTACATggcaaacaaaacaaatatgtCCAGATCTTTGGCTGGCCGATGTCGTTGTCAGCTTATACAAACAAAGCAGAAGGGTCCCTCCAAGCATAGCTTGCTTCTAGTTCTTGGTGACTGAACATGACAATCAACAGACAACGCATGAGAAGCTAAGTGCCGACATAGATCTGTCCCTGGAGGAGCTTTGCACAAACATATCAAGTAGGCATGGAGAGAGCTAGCTCCGATGGTCGAGTGCCGTTGCGCATTCCCAGCACAGACAGGTCATCAGGGAAACGAGAGAAGCTAGAAAACGTGCCACAACAAGACTCCAGGGCAGATCAAGATGAGCAGCTGGACAATTGCTATCTCCCCATTTCCCCGCAAGAAGAGATCCTCATCAGGCTTCCCATAAAGTACCTCTTCAGGTTCAAGTCCGTATCGAAGCAAACTCTCTCGGTATCTTATATTCATATCTATCTTTCTTCTCCGTAAATGAAATCGCATTAGTGTCAAAAAATTCTAGTCCTGTATAATAGGGAGAGATGAGCATCTATCCAAGGTCTACCCTAAACTAGAATTGTGTAATTAGGTTTCCGTCGGAAATGGTCTAATCCTAAATCCCAAAAATTAGGAACGGGCATTGTATAGTCCAATTCCAGGATTAGAGTGCTAAT
Above is a window of Eucalyptus grandis isolate ANBG69807.140 chromosome 9, ASM1654582v1, whole genome shotgun sequence DNA encoding:
- the LOC104419310 gene encoding CRM-domain containing factor CFM2, chloroplastic — its product is MKAMLVPQCHLNLHPPPSPFPPQTLAPPHSPFPAAPFLRNHPRPSTGLLPRFSAAPRGDAAAVPQSAIQRIAEKLRSLGFKEDDGGGGAGGDGPAPKPSPGSAGEIFVPLPTRLPKHRVGHTIDTSWSTPENPVPEPGSGGFVERYGQLRRKARKERDLERERGRREEKAAAAPTLAELRLSEEELRRLRGIGVKLNKRLRIGKAGITEGIVNGIHERWRKTEVVKITCEDLCRLNMKRTHDLLERKTGGLVVWRSGGNMVLYRGADYRYPYFLADDSLTSGPGTPIDHDGCNEQESCPPGNDGVEATRPTPADEAGHPTLIYGVGSPDKVRFQLPGERELAEEAEQLLDGLGPRFADWWGYEPLPVDADLLPAVVPGYRRPFRLLPYGVKPKLTNDEMTILRRLSRPLPCQFALGRNKNLQGLAASIIKLWEKCEIAKIAVKRGVQNTNSEMMAEELRRLTGGTLLSRDREFIVLYRGKDYLPPAVSTAIEERRKGGIVMEKAVESRHGLTLSASGDDDADTDKQTRIPPSEEKKPVSVEGVIRTTGIKLSLALEKKAKAEKLLAELGNAENPEQPDVDKEGITQEERYMLRKVGLRMKPFVLMGRRGVYAGTVENMHLHWKYRELVKIICKEKSIESVHQIAQTLEAESGGILVAVERVSKGYAIIVYRGKNYERPACIRPDTLLNKKAAMKRSLEAQRRESLKLHVLKLSENIDQLKRQLDRDKERSDVHSLDGLISPLVTGEVAPMKSLDSLSSGGALDLACNSLPGVSVSHEEHVEARDNQGDDSTSLSTSNGVDASLLEIPPRQEDELTGFSVNNGYGDSGKIKPEVLDKSANGDSLWNVSIQRHDEGHGSQSKHKVSDQIDSEHHVCDTQTVELSKASVEMGDSKPETSDEMPMSRINLSNKERLLLRKQALRMRKRPVLAVGRSNIVSGIAKTIKTHFQKHPLAIVNVKGRAKGTSIQELVFKLEQATGAVLVSQEPNKVILYRGWGADVESSFSHSRGREVGKFSEKSGEARPLVSPELVAAIKLECGLPSNHEERATP